The Vicia villosa cultivar HV-30 ecotype Madison, WI unplaced genomic scaffold, Vvil1.0 ctg.003211F_1_1, whole genome shotgun sequence genomic sequence CAAGAACACCAAGAATACAACATCGTCAATATAACTAATGACGATGCCGACGCtacttaaaattataataataacatgAAGTACATAAAGTGGTAGAGAGAATAGAAGTATACCAAACACAGTGTTTTGTGGATTAGATGCAACCTGATTCTTAGCAGCATCACCAATCAACCTTTGATCATCATTGAAAGCAACAACAGAAGGAGTGGTTCGGTTGCCTTGGTCATTATGAATAATTTCAACTCTATTGTGATCATCAAGCCACACAGCAACACAAGAATACGTTGTTCCTAGGTCTATTCCCACTGCACGTCCGTCGTATTTTTCAGCCATTGTCTTTCAaccaaaagaaacaaaaagaagcTAAAAACACTGCGTGATATTCTCACAAGAAGTAAAATAGGGCTCAAAAACCCTTTCTTAAATAGGagtgatgatatatatatatatatatatatatatatatatatatatatatatatatatatatatatatatatatatatatatatatatatatatatatatatatcataccaAGCCCAACTcaagataaatttaaaaaacggATGTAAaatcttttatatatttataattttatttaatattataattaaaattaaaataataaaatcaaaacttTTGTTATAAATATTAAAACCGAAATCTAAAAGTTTCTCTACTGTTTCTTCCCTTGCCAGTTATATATAAAAGCAAGATGATTCACATGTATGCTTTATTCCAGTATTCTACTAAATAGCATACTCCAATATTCCACTAAATATATATCACGATGGACATGTTTTGTATTGCCGACTGTTGTGTTTTATTCCAGTATGTTTTGTTTTCATAGTAAgaatttgtttatttaaattattttcttagttttgatcttcttgaatatatttttgtttgtATGTGAGCCTAacataatatcaattattaataACTTTTATTTCTAGATGAAAAATTCTTTCGATATCTTCCAATTAGGAGAAATGGAAAATATCTCTTCTTCCACACAATGGTAGTACAGACTGTGGTTGGTGCATACCTATAATAATATTCTCTTTGTTCCAACTCCATGAGAGCCTGTTTCACATGAACTAAATCATACAAACCTGGCTTCTTAGAGAAATATGCCTGATATCATAAAGGATGTATATTTTATTGGCCTTCATGCTCAAGGAATCAGACTGAGATGACAAATATCTACTAGAGCTCAGCCTCTGTACTTTTACTTACTTGGATCATAGAGCACATAAACCATGAAGTACCCATTAGGTTGAACATTATTCCATCAACTCAATTATCTAAGATCTGTTTTCTGGAACTAAAAATCTTAGAAATATAGCCCAGATGCGTCTTCTTCCAAATCAAGAGTAGGTTCCAAAGATATGTGTCCATTACACATTTGTTTAGCACCCAGAGCATCCGTTATTCAATAGTGATCTACACACCTGTTGATATGATATTATAACATCTGATTGGACACCAGTTCCCTTATCATAGAGCACAAAGTTGAGTTTGATTCTGACTTCATTATTGCTCCTCGATAATCAAAACATTCTTTGGTGAGCTTTACAAACTCCAGTAATAGTCGAAACCTTAGTTATACCAGCAATAGCAAGACTCAAAGTCTTTTTCAAGAGTTTGTAAGACTCTTATAAAGACAAAAATAAATTGCTCTAATCATTAGAAGGCTTCAGGTTTACCTCAGATACCATGCAACGGAACCATACACCAGGCTTCTCAACAGCCTTTAGACACAACGCAATACTCCTTGCACATAGCACACCAGGTGcactactagaaatttggcctacggccacgctaaaattgtccacaactcagaaactgtggccacatatatgatttggccatggttatcaaagcgtaaaattatgttataaaatattgaatccggagtaTGAAACTGTGGCCTTTACTTCAATTGCCACGGTTATAGAACTGCGGATATTTTAAGGCGCAAAGAAAAACCGCGGCCTTATAATTTTGACTAAAAATTGTGGACCAAGTCCAAAAATTTAGTGTCCGCCATGTTTtccctcttttctttttgtttccctctttattttgttttatattttattttttgttaagattaaaaagaaaaaaaaactaaaacaaataaacataaaagaggATTAGGGTTAAGTCACCTTTGGGATTCTCTGCTAAACCCTAAAAGAAACACTCAACCGCTTCAAAGAAACACTCAGCCGCTTCTCCTCTCCCTCTCATCACTCGCCTCTCTTCCTCTCCTTCAAACCTAAACCTAACCTCAGAGTCCCAAGGATGGCGCGGCGAATAGAGAACAAGAGGTAGACACCAAAATGAGAAAGCAAATctaaatctcacaaatctccttCTAACCCAAAGGCTACCAAGTCCGTTCCTCGAAGAAGCCCTAAATCAGACTTCGGGAGATCCAGAAAGGGATCAGTGGCTTCCGTTTTGGAAGAAGCTAAAGAGCTTCAAGACTCCGTCGCTGGTCACATCTCTAAATCCTTGAGCGATGAACATCCTCTCCGCCAACGTGCTCTTGCTCTCGACTCCAAAATCCTTTCACTTCGTTTTTCTCTCGATTCTCTCCTCAACAATAAACTCATTAATCACTCCCTAGCCGATAAGGTACTGTTTCTGTTAATTTTGAATTTCgattttgaatttcagttttatttGATGGATCTATTTTTGTTTGTTGCAGTTAGATGAAGATTTGCAGAGAGACAGATGTATTGTTGTTGATGGCGATGCTTCTTCGCTTCTTCCAGGACATGCTCACGGTTAGTTTGCTAATCAGTTTACTCACATACTATCCAATGATCAGCCACATCTTACTCACATACGCGGTTCAACCACCAATCCTATTTAGGTGGTGAATGCGGGTCACTTTCAAGGTACAATTCATATTTCATTCAAATTCCATTTCTCACTCCCTACTACTTGAACGTTGAAGTATTAATATTGTAGGTCAGCCTTCATTCAACTATATCAGAAATCCAGAACCACCCCAACTCCTTGTTGATCTCAGAGCAGAACagtactaaataaaaaaaataggtaGTGAAATAATTGTCTTTTCATACTTTTGAAAGCTACTATATAACAAGTATGTGTTCTACTATCTGAGTAAAAATGTTCATCTTATTCTACTTTAATATTGGTTGGAAACTTGACTGCTGTTGGTATTTCTATGGGAGCTTTCAACAGCTTGGTGTGTAACAGGTTTGGTCATATATTGCAACCTCTGAGGTGAACTTACTGATCCAATAACTAGATTTCATTTAATAATATCTGCAAATCTCCCTCTCCTGAGTTGAACTTACTGATCCAATATATAGATTTCATTTAATAACTAGAAAAACTTTAAGAGAAGCTATTAAGAAATATCTCAAAATTAATGATTTGGATATAAGCATGGTTCGGGATACAACATTATCGGAAAAGTTGTTCCATGTAATCGATTCGATTCCACTTAGTGGGATAGGGCTTGGTTGTTTCTGTTATACTTGAAGGTTATCTTCTGTTGTTATTCTTTTCATTCTTAAATGTCTTTTGCTTTCATTTACTACTTGTGCATATCTCATGAGAGATTCAGATACTACTAGTAttgcatttttttcttttaatgttACTTATTACTAAGGATATTTGGAGTTTGGACATGGTTTTATAGGATCCTATTGAAACTGAATATCTGACTCTGTCCTTTGATATCTTGGTTGCACTTGCTTGTATCTCTATTCTTCTAGAAACATGTGCTGGTTTGCTTTTATAAATTTAGAATTTAAGGTTTAACTAGAAACATGTTCTGGTTTGCCTTATAGGTTTATAACTGCTGCTTTATCATTCAGCTACCTTTGGAATGATCAAATGGCATCACAATTTGCCTTAGAGATTAAGGTATATTGAGAGCCTCAACAGTCTGGAGATTGGCAGGTGCTACTTGAATGAACTCGACGAATCTTGTTTCATTAGGATTCGAATTACGGCTACAACTTGATTTGACTTGGTGGGTTGATTTATGTTTTGCTATGAAATTGTTTCGCATACATGAATACAAGGCATATAGGTATGCATTTTGTGTAAGCATCTGTTtgtttgaaaattcaaaaaatctcAAGGAAATATCAACATGATATTAGAATGTCTCTTTCAGTGTGGGTCAACATGTCATAATCCAGCATTCCTCAATCCTCACGGTcccttattttatttgttttgacaCTCCCTGACCATGTGTTGAGACAGCAGATTGAGAAGGGTAAACTTCATTTTTGGAACTTGAAATTTTAAGTGTTTGGCAATTTGAAATTCAAGATATACTACATGTTGgattattttatttaatgcaTTAAATTTAGCTTATATGAATGATAGTTTGGGGAAATTTCTACAGCTTGGTGTGTAACAGGTTTGGTCATATATTGCATTCAATTTTGGTTTTGTTGCAGAATTTGTCTAAAACAGcagtttatattattaatataaaattaacacACTAGTACATTAGAGAAAATTTATAACTACTGTTTGAATTTTTGACATATTCAAATACATGTTCATTTTATCATGTGGATCAACTTGTTTTTGAAGAGTTGATGCGGGAGAGGTTTCCCAAATTGGGTTTGTATAGCGTTCTAAATAATTTTCATGTCTTTGAACTCACCAAGTGAAGTTTGTTTCTAGAGTATCATCCTTAATTgttaatttttatgttttatctatTGAATACTATAGCTTAGTCTTATTTCTTATGAGCATTTGTATTCTTCCTCATGATTTATTTTAAACTAGATGCTTAAGTAATCAATATCTTCATGAGACTTACTTGCACTGTGTCCTGTAGGTCCAGCATTGGTAACAACAAAGGATGCTGGAGATGCAGTAGCTTTACTTCAGTCATTAACCGGCTCCACTTAAAGCTACATCAAATTCTTGGAGAGGAAAGAGGAAAGATTCAGCTCATGtgtacttctttttattttcaaatgttcaGTTTCTAGGTAGAGTTTGTTTGGTGGTGCAAATTGTAAGAGGAAAGATAGAGTTAGTTTTGTAAAtggatttttgttgtttttaagtgtttaatTTAGCTCTTGTTTTGAAtcccatggttttgaatttgggAAGACATCAAAACTTAATTATCTATTTTTTATCGAACTTATTAGTGGGTACGTAACGTCACTTCTTaatgaatattttgtttttgacGTTAATGTTAATTTGCTTGTAATTAGATTCTAATCATTAATGTCTAAAAAATTAGTTCTATAATGCCATTTTTATGTAATGGcacagaaataaaccgtggcaagattAATGGTTTAGAACATACAAAATATAGTCACAGTTTTAAataggtggtcataaccaaaccgtggctatatcttgaactaatactgtgtcgtaaacgttaaaatgaaactgtggctttaccatatagccacagtttttAAGTCATGGCAAgtacaaaccgcggccttaatcaagctacttaaaccgtggcctaaaaaagccacggttgtaaaaaaggcgtggtctataccaaaaaaacCGTGGattttactttaggccacggccgtatactccacagttggatttccgtggccaaaccgtggcctaaGCGTTacaccacggttattttgcatatagcctcggttttctgggcgtggcAGGAGGCCTTTTTTCCTGTAGTGGTGTCAGTGTATCAATATCGAAAGCAATCCTTGaagtcatatactctgatgtatgtggtcaAATCCAGGTGGATttgaatggaggtaacaaatactttgttacattcatagatgatttcagtcgaaaactGTGGACTTacatgatcaagaagaaaagtgaggTGATCGGGGTATTTGCCAAGTttaaatctatggtcgaaagacaaagtggtcgaaagctcaaaGTTTTGAGGACTGATGGTGgtgagaatatgtgtcgaaagacttcgacatgttatgtgagaaagaatggattgtgcatgaggtggtgccaccttACACTCCACAACATAATGGAATTGTAGAAAGAAAtaatcgaaccatcatgaatacGGTGAGGAGTATGTTGAAAGAaaagcatttacctaaagaattttggggtgaagctgtaacaccccaattctacccaagcatataggtacaaatatcagagtataaaaattaaattcataaaaacaattagggtattacacttaagtaacctcatcaccaaacataacatactcgcaaaagatgcgtaacacaattaatcaaagaggaaagattctcataaacacttgacagtatttatatatataatatgaatacatccaaaggatcaaatatacaacaaaaggatcctataagcatcatctacaaaataagtgttcgatcccccctaggtgttacgtatcacgagcggacgacaccaaaacggacgactactaaaagagcacctacgcttgcggatcacctgcacattacccacgagtaggtaacattaaggcagaagggtgagaatataatttataatgaaaagcatgataaatatagtaatgccaacaagtatcatcaggaatcatacaacaaagtaatccactaagtcggccgcaatcaatatataagtggtGCGATAAATGAGTAAGAACATAATGGTAAGTACAGATGgagatgaatgagactcgactatgcatatgcatgtggtaccaaatccggagtaaactcctccttgtcattatgacaaatacaccttgccgagcattatgctgggacttctttccctcaggaaaatacacctttgtcgagcagtaagctacgactaaccgtcatcgagcatttagcccccactgatgacctcttgccactcgggcaaatacacctttttaccgagcattaagctcccactggtaataattgccaattcaggccacctgttaatagcattccgcccttaacgtaatgaaatgtcatgctgtgcatacaaacgactcgattacataacaacaacaacaacaataatataactcggtcacatatccacatcacaccggttatattaatccacacggatacatcaccaaaattgccactcaggcgttcatattcacacagcacacatataccgtcaaaacatatttgattagcaaatatcatttcacaaaatacatttatgaaaaatcattcaaccaccaacacactcctctttatcataaagcatactcaagggttcccataatacttcaaacggcgcgtagaaacgacctacggttcaaaagatacaacaaaacgaagtttggaaaaactatatttcgcacagtccgcttgagctccgctcagcggacccagacagaaaattattagacaaaaatgcagaaactccgctcagcggagcttcacagagatttttctgcaaaaggacctccgctcagcggacctgcgtaaacctagaaaaatcagttctgcaacagacctgcagaaccccacccaatcatctcaaaacctcaaataagcttccctacacatcctacacaatccatacatgccatatattcattctaacaatcaatgatccattgttcactcactaaatgtcaataacctaataattccttcatgagcaagaaaacatggagaaatgaaaaacaaacatgatcaatgaggatatctatcatcatactacacatacacaccacaaaatcatgtttataacttcaaaactcacaaaacacccaatccaccattgttggtcaaacttagaaaagagcaagaacaaaacaaaacaaaacaaaactataagaatcatacaatcaagataaactagattcacccccttaccttggttagattcttgatTCTAGCTTGGTTGTTCTTCTCACAAAAatcttttcttctcttcctcttctcacttttctttctttttctccaaaatatctctttttctcttctattctaaGACAACATAATCTTCTACCTCtctataactctttctatttctctacttctcattttcacccactcaactcccataaattccaattttggcccaaatgttactaaacatttattctaaccaattaacacccaaaacataataattacacacatggaaagtaataagtaaaatattagcataattaatttttaccgactgactcgactcaaaaacggtaaaatttaggaaaatgtagcaaacatcacaattaatcagaaaaacacatttacgggcgttacaaccctcccccacttaagagattttcgtcctcgaaaataaaaattacctgctacaaacaactcaggataggagtctcgcatcttactctccaactcccaggtcaaactctcacctgccgcacttaaccatacgactttcaccaaggcgatctccttgcctcgcagagtcttagtctcacgacCCTGAATACGCACCGACATCGTCTtaaccgtcaggttctcacgcacttgcacatcatccatctgaatcacatgggatggatccgcaatgtatctcctcaactgagacacatggaatacatcgtgcagattaaCAAGACTTGGCGGTAgcgccacccgatacgcaactttgcccactcgctccgatatctgataaggaccaataaaacgcagagtaagcttcctcgatttcaaagctcgcCCAACACCcgtcataggtgtaactcttaagaatacatgatcaccagcttggaattccaaatctttccttcgcttgtcatgataactcttttgcctactctgtgaacttctcatcttctcacgaataaatttcaccttctccGTAGTCTCTCTTACCAtctcaggtccgagtaccacactctcgcccgattcaaaccaacataatggagttctacacttacgaccatatagcgcttcaaaaggtgtcattctgatactagaatgaaaattgttgttgtaagtgaactctatcaacggaagataagtatcccacgaacctcccttctcaagaacacatgccctcaacaagtcttctaacgattgaatagtcctttcggtctgaccgtctgtctgaggatgataagccgaactcaaccttaacttagaacctagagcctcttgtaaacctttccaaaaatctgatgtgaatctcggatctctatccgacacaatactcaacggtataccatgtagtttcacaatcaccttgatataaatctcagccaactttgcaactggaaaagtgatgttaataggaataaagtgagcagacttagtcaacctatcaacaatcacccaaactgCATCAAAACCTCTCACAGTTTtcggtaaactcgtcacaaagtccatagaaatactatcccatttccactctggaatatccaacggttgcaacaaccctaCAGGACGCTGATGTTccacttttgacttctgacataccaaacatgcatacacaaactgagccacatctcttttcaaaccagaccaccaaaagatcttcttcaattCCTGgtacatcttattggctcccgaatgaatactcaaactgcttctgtgaccttcctctaaaatcatcttcttcagctcggaatcatcaggtacacaaattcgaccacggaatctcaaaacaccctgactatccactctgaagtcgccatcatcactttgatttgccaccataaacaaatcaacaagtttcacatccatcttctgtctctcgctaacggtcgacagaaaatcattcgtcactttcaacatacccatcttcacactacctggcgtcaattcacatactaaactaagatcacgaaactgctccaaaagttcccactcctccgccatcatagcagacatatgcaaagatttccgactcaaagcatcggcaaccacattagctttaccaggatggtaattcaagctaaagtcatagtctttcaggaattccaaccacctacgttgtctcatgttcaattctttctgatcaaataagtatttcaaactcttatgatcactaaagacctcgaaccttgcagcatagagataatgcctccaaatctttaatgcaaaaacaaccgcagctaactctaaatcatgagtgggataattcttctcatgaatccttaactgcctcgaagcgtaagccaccaccttaccttcctgcatcaaaacaccacctaaccccatatgcgatgcatcacaatacaccacaaacggttccttaggatcaggtaaaaccaaaaccggagctgaagtcaaccttctcgtcaactcttcaaaattcctttcacaaactatgtcccaaataaacgccttacccttgcaagtaagctgagttaacgaaagtgccaacttcgaaaagccttctatgaatcttcgataataactcgccaaacctaagaagcttctgatctcagtaaccgatctcggaacctcccattgtagcactgcatctaccttggatggatccactgcaatcccgttacctgaaatcacatgaccaagaaaactcgcctctgataaccagaactcgcacttggataacttagcatacaactgcttctccttcaaaacctgtagtacaacacgcaaatgctcctcatgctcttccggagacttagaataaatcaagatgtcatctatgaagaccacaacaaacttatccaactgatcatggaatatgcgattcatatactccataaacacaccaggtgcattagaaaccccgaacggcatcaccaaaaactcataatgcccgtaccgagtcctaaacacagtcttctgaatatcttcctccttcacccgaatctgatggtaaccagatcttaaatcaatcttgctaaacacattGGCTCCCactaactgatccatcaagtcgtcaatcctaggaagcggatacttattcttaattgtcaccttgttcaactggcgataatcaatacacaacctcatgcttccatccttcttctttaccaacaaaactggagctccccatggtgaaacactaggcctcacaaaatgttttgctagcaactcttccaattgtttcttcaattccactaactctggtgccgacattctatatggcgccatagacacaggcctcgtaccaggaactagatctatggaaaactccacctctctctttggcggcacatcagaaaagtcttcaggaaacacttcgggaaattctcgcactactggaaaatccccaactgcagctcgactctccacagtcaacgatgcaaacacgCCAAACAATTGTGCCTCATCTGCTAACAGTtgattcaactccttggtagataagacaccAAATTCCGCATCCctctcaagaaa encodes the following:
- the LOC131640588 gene encoding uncharacterized protein LOC131640588; this translates as MQRNHTPGFSTAFRHNAILLAHSTPESKSKSHKSPSNPKATKSVPRRSPKSDFGRSRKGSVASVLEEAKELQDSVAGHISKSLSDEHPLRQRALALDSKILSLRFSLDSLLNNKLINHSLADKLDEDLQRDRCIVVDGDASSLLPGHAHG